TGCAAAAGGATCAAAAAGGAATTTTCTTGTGAAACCGTTCGAAAAAACGAAGCTTTTGTGCCTTGCGatgaaatatgtgaaattaagaaagaggaaaataaaaaattgaaggcTGCAGCTGAAGAACAAAAGAGACTAGAAGAGGAAGcaagaaataagaaagaatTAGAAAAGTATCAGAAAATGTTTGaaggaaagaagaaaaataggGAGAGGAGACGGTGTGAAGATGAAGTCGAGGatggtattttgaaaaaatattggtaTATTATAGTgtctattttgtttattattatatctgtattattttattccattttaatGTGAATATAGATATAATCGTAGAAAAGTCGATTATAATTACACACAACCTCATTGctaattaattaaaactaaaataaaaattcaattgaatactTTAAgggtttttgaaaaactatgaACCTCGATATCATATCATCTGATTTTACCTCGTCGACCACATTCCTCCAGTCATCACGGTCCAACGCTCCACCCCTTCATACCTAGCTCCCAAAGATCCTCTTCGACATCATCCAGTCATCGTTTTCGCGGTTGCCCAGGCAGTTGCCGATCCTCGGGCTTGTGCCGATACGCTTTGCGCACCCCTCGCTGCTCAGGCATACGCTTCAAGTGGCCTAACCATCTAAATCTGTCCTTTCTGACTTCTATCACCAGACAGAGGAGGACGAAACCGCAGACCAGGTTCTCAGCAAGTGTCCCGCACTCACTCGAGAGCGGTTTAAACACCTGGGCAAACCTCACAACTTGTCTAATGACATCAAAGGTTTGAAGCCGAAGCGCccgattgaaaaaaattgagttttttgaaaaactgaatcatttagaaatatttgtacagggtgtttcaaaaaaaggtgatcctgTCTTTAGGATagaaagaaaactgaaaaatatttggagtttCGTAACGTCATCCGTATTTAAGATAAAGGGCgttaaaggaaaaaattatacacacGTTTTACggttttgccgcaactactgggattttgaaacaccctgtatattaatttttctccGACGAAATTTTATTGTCGTGCCTtatagtgatttttttctttaataatcgGGACATGATGGAAAAAATtcaggagtgagtagatgacgtggaAAAATGTATGGTATAATTTTAATCTACCTTCCAGTggaaaagaaatttaataaattatttgaccTTGAACTTTAAAAGGTTTCAAAAGTGTTAGATAAGATTATCTTctgatacaaaaatatattagacGCGTGTTCACTATAGATTTGATGACTAccaaacattttaataaaaatgatcgaCGACGTAACCTTATTCAAGATTGGAACTGAACTTTCTGAATTAAAATATAACGGAGTAAGtagataataaagtttattactatttaattatactacatCAATTCCGgactttatttaattatttttgtttatcgtATGAAAAATTATCCCtaataatatacgaggtgtagtGAAAAAATACGATGAATTTTTCTAGCAGGAGCTGTCGGTACGTTCATCGACTTCAAAAACAGTCAAAAATTGttggaacaaaataaaatgaggagAGAAACTGGAACCACTGAAGAAGTAACGAGTAGAAAGAACAGATTCAAATAAAAGGGGCTATGCGTTCTGTTTACCAAATAAATACGAATTGACTGCAATTTTTATgagcacaataaaaaaaaaggaagaaaaacttACCACTGAATATACAAGGATAGATTCGCAAATTTACTGTGATTTaaagtgtagataggtagaggacgatttagaatacgttccgaggttttattgaatttctcgaacgGAGTATATTGGAATGGAATAGGATTATATTTATCATCGGGGTGTTTATAAAATGGaggaaaaaatctaataaatcgATTTGCGATGAtcattcgaaaataattttctattatataagTGTGTgaatgaaatttacaaaatcaaATTCACAACTGGTTacctatattttatttacagaaatatttttgcCGTAGTTTTGGGATTGGTTTGTCCACGTTTCGGATATACGTATACATTGGAGAAATGAACCGACATATATCTTGTCTCAAGCTGCATTTATATTAGGAGGAACTTTAACTCTCCTGCACGgtaaatttcttattaaacCGGGTTGTCACTGCGCGAAACGGAGTCTCGCCTTCCTACTCACCCCGAAACTTATTTCGAAGTTTCGGTTTTCGATCGCGTATCAAAGCCTTCCGTATTGTGCACAGTGTATACGTGCACAATACGTGTGTTTCGGATCAGGCTGCACTCGGTGTCATTGTCTCGCCTGGAATCCGAAACGTTTCGTCCAGTCGACCGAAGACATTTTCGCGCAGTGGCAACCCGGCTTTACAGTAGTTTAGTTTTGTGCTAATAGCCCGGTCTATTTAGACATTCCCgccaagctgaaaatcagtaaaataaatataaataattatttactccGCCAAAAACAATACACGGACATACATAATCATCAGAAACCAGGggttgtatgtttttttttatgtcacgGCATTATATTTACTCCCTAATTTTTCCCCGAACTGCAAAAAAGTGtataaatactaataaatatcACATTTTAGCTATAATTAATAAAGGACGTTTTCCGTGGCTATGGTTGGGTGCAATACTTCATGgtatattgatagaaaatattaCTTATGTCCATCCGGACGTAGACAATTTTTGGCATTCTCAGACTCCAATTATTTTCGCTGGAAGAAGACTCCCtttacatataataattttatgtgaGTTTTAAATAATCGTTTAGAAATTAACAGTTTGTTCACTATAAATTCTCCTGCACTTTAACTCTGATTCTAATTaattaagggctcaatattttacaatgcaaaaaaaatgcacaatcacttgctaaTTAAATAGATATCATCTTTTTCTCAATACTTTGAGGGCATGTTTGCTGGAAAGTGCTTACTACTCTGTAAACTCTAttctaatactaatatttaattccgggcatgctgtaTATTGGTTTAATTGCTGTTAAAAGacttatttatatctttatttattagtgtacactaaagcgttctttgtagcaTAACCAGCGCTAGTGTCactgttcttagtagcagtgcaagagaactagttcacccaATTCACTGTACTACTGCTTGCATTAGGGAGAAGAAGTGTGGGAAGGCAATAGGCATGCTGCGAATAATGAACAGGCAATCTGCCTAAAATGGAGtaggaagaagaagatatttgTCAATTCCATGCTGATTATCGTGAAGACAAGACCGCAACGTTACTTGAAAAGTGCTttcgaataatttaaattctacATTTCTGATGTAACAAAGTTTTGCGGTTGggatttgttgatatttttttttttttttgaagtatAAAAACCGATTGGTTGAGGAAGGTTTACTAAACATTAATTGgatttccaatatcaattgcagatcataaaaacttaaataaaaacactttcggtttacgattcgatgttttcatttgTAAGCAGAGGAGATGATgagagtccacgtggactgacggtttgttagatgtttagaaaaaacttttctttatacttatttcgtatttttatattttttgacagaCGATTTTTTCTAGATCCCTGTTTTATATATCAAGCACAGGTAGCGGCGGCAAAAttaaatttaccaaaatggTCTGAACCATTTTTAGTTGGACTTTTAGCCGTTTTGATAGATATCCCTTACGACATCGTATCTGTAAGATACATGCACTGGACTTGGCACGATACCGATCCAAATATATTCGACAGACATTATTGGGTACCGTggaattcttattttttccacgCTACATTCGCAGCTGGTTTCATTTTTTGGTTCCACTATCTCAGAGAAAAAATATGCTCCACCGAAGGAAAATGGATCGCAGATAAAAggtatacaaaattaaaaactaaaccGAATTTAAAACTTGTACCGAATCAGTAACGCTGTTtatccaataataattaatttttgggttatttCACTATACGTTATTTATTATCGACCATAATATCAACGTTCGTCATCTGCATTTCATTGATCTTTCGTACATCCGCTCTTAAGTccacttttaaatatttagcgTCGCATTTCAAATACGAGAGTTGATACTTAacgttttgagatatggcaacactgtcgcgattatgtcaaatctgtcattgccgtcataaaatttgacattttcgtgcgatgattttctatgacttatCGACGTGAATTGCCGGCTTTTGATGACGAATCACCATCTCgagctggttttccgaattcaatcgtggtcgcacagGATGAATaccgtgaaggtcgtccaaaatcgttGTTAACATACCGTAAGATTTGAGGTATACTTGGGCGTTAGTTCTACTcgaatacattcaatattgcatgagcCTTTGGCTGTCAGAAAGATTTGTTCGctttggataccgcataatttgacatttGGTGCAAAGAATtgctaaaaatattcaatcgcGGCGCTTCAAAAGATAGAGAcgggcgacgaatcatggatctatgcatatgaatccgaaactaaacaaaaatcgactGTATTGGTCTTTCAAGATGAactaaatccaacaaaagttgttcgccaCAAAGCACTTCGGAGCAAATGGTGACTGGgtttttggaataactggacatataaccaccgttccattagagcaacgtatgcgatcaattctgaatggtacaccagcatttctTTGCCAGAAGTAAAAATCAAGGGAActaatcattctccaccacacATATGTTCaagcaaaaacgtttttggacaGTCAAAACATAGAATTAgcgggtcatccgccgtacagtccttgtttggcaacAAATGATTTCTTCCtattcataaaaatcaaaaataaattgcgggGTCGACGTTTTTCTACTCTATGCACTCATGAACTGACCTGCACTGGTCCAGTTCGGTACAGATCCAGTGTAGCTACCAAGAACCCACCTCTTTAATTTTAACtcttcaaaaaactaattttaaaacagaagagacttaatatttttcatcatgaaaaattattttttaatttttgtggaTAACAGTCACCACCCTCCACTGatataaacattttgtttttcagttttataaaaGAATTCTTCTGCACATTCTTAGCTGTCCTATTGGGATCTCCGACAGGAGTATTAGCATTTATAGCGATCTACCATCCGCTTCACGATATATGCACCATCCACAGCGAAGTTACGTTCTTTATCATATTCGTCACGTTCGCTTTGATTTCCTGGACAGGAGATAGATTAGCAATACTGAAAGATTATGGAAAATATACAACAACGTCTAAACTCCATTGGAGTTCATGGATTCTTTTACTTCACTTAATAGTTCATTACGTTACATTTATGTTAATACCTATAATGTTCAATCCAGAAGACGAGGTTTCAACGGGAATGAAGGAACCAATTGGACCGTGTAATGAATTCGTTCCGTTACACACTATTGTAGGATTGGTAAGTAGCTTTGTTCTGCGCCCATGTCCTTGGTTCACGCATGTGATAAATTTGTAACCCAAGCTTCTGATAGAAACAAGAATATTATACTGAATGATAAAGGTCAACAATCATCAACAGTCAATTGTTATTTCCTTTTCCAGACtctgaagaaaagaaaataccTTTGTCCATCCGATTACGATGAAGGATATTTCGATTTCCATTGTTTACCGAATCAAAAATACCCTTCGGACGGATCTATATGGTACACAATCTGCGGAATACCATTCAAAAATAGGGCTGAATATATCACAGTTATTGGTTTGATTACTTTAGCAGCGGCTggtatatttattaatttatacttTAATTCATTCGGAGATTGTGTATTTCAAAAGAAAGTTAATACCAATAATGAAAACGAAAAGaatgttttaaagaaaaaaaataaataaattttctaattaaaacaaGCGGATcatcttatttaaaatacaaataccCGGCATATGGGGTACCATAAAGGAAAGTAGCAACGTTGCTAAACCTATCCCTCTAAGCATCCACCCTCAGATAAATCCACCACCCCCTTGTCACATAtgtgaagaagatgaaattgtTGAGTACGACTTCACGATAAAAGATGTTTGTATTTCtctaaatataataaagtttttcaaaaaggaaGGTTTGAGTGACGATGTAGTCAAATCCATCACGAAATTGAATGTGATAACTCTTTAACAGTGGTAAACAGACTTTTTTTCTAATCAAGATTAACAAAATTAAGATTAAGCCCTATTAACCACATTGTTGCTTCTTtaccttcaatttttatgaggtcctaaattatattatatataaatatatataaatggtTTACCACACAAACGACAATTTATCAAAGTCTTGTTTTATTTCTaaagtttaaaattataaaaaaaccatATCTTAACAAGGTAgtgttcattttattttctagtattcatttaatttcaggTTCaatcagatttaaaaaaaagaactaatattaaaattaacttattattttaaataaaactactttAATTTATCATAGTAAATAAGAAAACACAAGGAATTATGAGTAaggtaatttaaaattaacatcCACCAGTTTGTTGTTGGTACACTTCGATTGTATCACCCTCATCCATCTCTAAGGAGTTTGGAGTGTCCGTATCGTTTATAGGATTACCATCAAATCTGAATCGGACAACTTGTGTACTAATACCCtgaaaagaataaattttagatattaCATAGCTAGTCTTTGTTGTTAAAATAGACCTATAATTATAAGAAATCCAAAGGGGAATATAAAACGACAAATCACAACAGGGCACTTGCatgatttgagaaaaaaattatcattatccTTGTGAAACTTTAGATTTAATGGGTTTAAATTGTGACgttttgtcttttatttttattctaaagaGTCTATCTGATAAATATGATTTCGTTAAGTTGTAAAAGGGAGCAGAAGAGTGCGTTTGATTTTAAATAGCAAGCCTTTCACCAAACCTTATCAAATGCTAgacttatatataaaaatactccTGATCAATACTTTTCTTCTtctagtaaaaaatttatttttcatgtacaAATCTTTGACACTGTTGTTTTAATCAGCAAAGCATCCTGTTACAGATGAAAAATCATCCgaaaagtttatattttgtgGTATATCTGGAAAACATTACTTTTCCGCAttaatgaatgatgatgaatgacaaaaaatctgaaattttttacaTGGATATTTATTCTGAACAATCACATCAATAATCACAAAGGCAATTTTGCTTTTCATaaagttatcttcttcagagtCTGAAGGTAAACCTTTGAGTGTTGCTGTAGTGGTAGTAAaaacagtatgaatatcaccaatggttctagaaattccagcttagtgGGTATTTACTACCCCTTGGTGTTGAAAGCACAAATGAATGATTATACTCATAGTTTCATTgctaataaaaaaatgcgttTGTATCAGGGTTTTTCATTGGATTCATTATGTGGAACTTATGTTACTTTATTGTATATTGCTAATAGATAACATTTAAGTTCTCATTACCTGTGAAACATAacataaataactttaatatataatcttctaaaaattgaacaaaatgcAATCTTacttttaaagaaataattagtACCTAGTTTACTAATACATTTTCCAAAGTTTAGAAACTACCTGCTCCATAATTAAAATAATGCTTTCTcacattatgaaaaaattatgggaTGAAATAGTTTTACAAACAAGGCTTGATACATTATTCATTATCAAGGTACAATTTAAAATTCATATGATACTGATAATTTAAGAACGATAAGACCGAATGCATCATCACAGGTTttaaacttataataaaaaaaacatttaaaaaaggGCTTTAAGTACTCACAGCACGTTCACAATAAGctgtcatcaattttttcagaGGTGTGTGTTTCTTAATTTTGAACTGTACAACAGCATTATCTTGTCCAAGTACTTTAAGGTTGATATGTTCAGAGTCACTGGcctacaaataaaaaatcagatTTAATGTAATGCATACattgaattataacaatttcGATAGCTTATTTGTACATACCTTTTTCTCGTCACCCATTTTCGTTTCTTATTTATGTATTACTAGCAAAAAGAATTCAGGAATTACCTGAAGTTTTATAACTTTATGCcaacaatttaacaaaacaacGCCGGAGCAATTTGCCGCTTGCAAATAATGGCCGGCAGTCAGTGTAAAGATGGAGAACGGAGATTAATAAAGAGCGGTTAAGTAAAAGAGGGAAGATTGCATTCAATATGGAAGTGATATCCTGTTTGGAGCGTTAAGTTGTTTACAGTTAGGCGTTTCTCTATATAAAGCTCAATAGTGATTGGTGGGAAACCTAGCATTATATATACCGACCAATCATAtaataacattttgtttttccCAGATTTAATGATGCCAGCTTCAACTTTATTATGTAGCTCTCTTTCTAAAATCTATAAGCAAAAAGAGAAGTGCAATAATAACAGTGGTTTTGTAGAAACAAATTATGGGATAAGggttttaaaatgaaaaatgtagtaACCTCTTCCTGatattttttactatatatatatatatgaaatctTTTTAATAATGATTATCGATATGCAAGAGATTGTTTCTAGAAAAAACGTTTTCATTCGATTGTACTGAATCGATTATAACAGATCGATTAatttttcagtataaatatatatacaaaatagaGAAAAGTAGAGTCGAATTAACGTGTTTTGAATTGATATCTGTTTAAAATAAcctacaaattttgtttaatcaaaagataaatttagtttaaataattaaaaatttaaaatgaagtGTACGATCAATAAAAAACTGGTGCCTATGAAGgctcattattttcttttcaatgcCGGTGAGTTTAATCAGtattattttcgaataaaagttttatttttaataatcttttGCCTTTATATTACTTTGTTATTCGTAAGCAGTATGTATAGTTGCATATCTGCAGTTAACTTTATTATagatttcaaaaagtaaaataatgaGT
This DNA window, taken from Diorhabda sublineata isolate icDioSubl1.1 chromosome 4, icDioSubl1.1, whole genome shotgun sequence, encodes the following:
- the LOC130443433 gene encoding uncharacterized protein LOC130443433 → MIDDVTLFKIGTELSELKYNGFWDWFVHVSDIRIHWRNEPTYILSQAAFILGGTLTLLHAIINKGRFPWLWLGAILHGILIENITYVHPDVDNFWHSQTPIIFAGRRLPLHIIILYPCFIYQAQVAAAKLNLPKWSEPFLVGLLAVLIDIPYDIVSVRYMHWTWHDTDPNIFDRHYWVPWNSYFFHATFAAGFIFWFHYLREKICSTEGKWIADKSFIKEFFCTFLAVLLGSPTGVLAFIAIYHPLHDICTIHSEVTFFIIFVTFALISWTGDRLAILKDYGKYTTTSKLHWSSWILLLHLIVHYVTFMLIPIMFNPEDEVSTGMKEPIGPCNEFVPLHTIVGLTLKKRKYLCPSDYDEGYFDFHCLPNQKYPSDGSIWYTICGIPFKNRAEYITVIGLITLAAAGIFINLYFNSFGDCVFQKKVNTNNENEKNVLKKKNK
- the LOC130443436 gene encoding small ubiquitin-related modifier 2; its protein translation is MGDEKKASDSEHINLKVLGQDNAVVQFKIKKHTPLKKLMTAYCERAGISTQVVRFRFDGNPINDTDTPNSLEMDEGDTIEVYQQQTGGC